The following are from one region of the Oncorhynchus masou masou isolate Uvic2021 chromosome 24, UVic_Omas_1.1, whole genome shotgun sequence genome:
- the LOC135512489 gene encoding NAD-dependent protein deacetylase sirtuin-1-like isoform X3 has translation MADGENILVRATSSASSMEEPVSKKSKMSMAIECGLKIVQTEQATYGLEACESWAAAISARPDEEIEPVMALGQAPAAALGGDNGLLVLEPQESITNLNASGPAAELAGSYSFIQQHIMRETNPRTILKDLLPETVLPPDLDDMTLWQIIINISEPPKRKKRKDINTLEDVVRLLQESKKILVLTGAGVSVSCGIPDFRSRDGIYARLAIDFPDLPDPQAMFDIEYFRRDPRPFFKFAKEIYPGQFQPSPCHKFISMLDKQGKLLRNYTQNIDTLEQVAGVKRIIQCHGSFATASCLVCKHKVDCEAVREDIFYQVVPHCPRCTDIPLAIMKPDIVFFGENLPEIFHRAMRQDKDEVDLLIVIGSSLKVRPVALIPTSIPHDVPQVLINREQLPHLNFDVELLGDCDVIVNELCHRLGGDFEQLCYNSLRLNEITENPPRLATSAEQPSCKALSTHSKPTEKEQKHRHTDSSVSASEETNTHMVSDTPERDRVPTEPCPTAQNVTDTPKVDGVPPEPCPKGQIVQDTPEVVAQLEPCPKAPSPNEERMEYSVSPSADTRSEEGSGLNDQHINLEVRRLCWMSRICRSPISKRLETSQYLFRAPNHYIFHGAEVYSNSEGETSSSCESDDSSLEMEEDTDAEDEQSTPTEVVEGCPIDTVTHKKACEGTLSVKQTDNTDTNVQNTTDL, from the exons ATGGCGGACGGGGAGAATATCCTTGTTAGAGCCACTTCCAGCGCTTCAAGTATGGAAGAACCCGTTTCAAAAAAGTCCAAAATGAGCATGGCCATAGAATGTGGGCTCAAAATTGTTCAGACTGAGCAAGCTACATACGGGCTAGAGGCTTGTGAGAGTTGGGCTGCGGCGATTTCTGCGCGGCCAGATGAGGAGATTGAGCCGGTGATGGCGTTAGGACAGGCCCCAGCAGCAGCACTAGGCGGAGACAATGGGCTGCTGGTGTTGGAGCCTCAGGAAAGCATAACAAACTTAAACGCGTCTGGACCCGCTGCGGAGCTTGCAG gTTCCTACAGTTTTATTCAGCAACACATTATGAGAGAGACCAATCCGAGAACAATACTAAAAGACTTGCTTCCTGAGACTGTGCTTCCGCCCGACTTGGATGACATGACACTGTGGCAGATCATCATCAACATCTCGGAGCCTCCTAAAAGAAAGAAGCGCAAAGACATAAACACCCTGGAGGATGTGGTTCGGCTACTCCAGGAAAGCAAAAAGATCCTTGTGCTGACCGGCGCTGGG GTGTCTGTTTCTTGTGGAATACCAGACTTTCGATCCAGAGATGGCATTTATGCAAGGCTGGCAATAGATTTCCCAGATCTTCCAGACCCTCAGGCAATGTTTGATATCGAGTACTTCAGAAGAGACCCAAGGCCATTTTTCAAGTTTGCTAAG GAGATCTATCCAGGACAGTTCCAACCTTCGCCTTGTCACAAATTCATATCTATGCTGGACAAGCAGGGGAAGCTACTACGCAACTACACCCAGAATATTGACACTCTTGAACAAGTGGCTGGGGTTAAGAGGATCATCCAATGTCACG GGTCTTTTGCAACAGCTTCCTGTCTCGTCTGTAAACACAAGGTTGATTGTGAGGCCGTAAGGGAAGACATTTTTTATCAG GTTGTCCCTCACTGTCCACGGTGTACAGATATCCCCCTGGCAATCATGAAGCCAGATATTGTTTTCTTTGGAGAGAATCTTCCAGAAATATTCCACAGAGCAATGAGGCAGGATAAGGATGAAGTGGACCTCCTTATTGTCATTGGGTCCTCACTGAAAGTGCGACCGGTGGCTCTCATCCCAa CCTCTATTCCTCATGACGTACCTCAAGTCTTGATAAATCGGGAGCAGCTGCCTCACCTCAACTTTGATGTGGAGCTACTTGGGGACTGTGATGTCATTGTTAACGAGCTCTGCCATCGGTTGGGCGGAGACTTTGAGCAACTGTGCTACAACTCCTTAAGACTCAATGAGATCACAGAAAACCCCCCGCGGCTAGCGACTTCCGCAGAGCAGCCATCTTGCAAGGCCTTGTCTACTCACAGTAAGCCAACAGAAAAAGAACAGAAGCACCGTCACACAGATTCATCAGTCAGTGCTTCAGAGGAAACAAACACTCATATGGTCTCAGACACTCCAGAACGCGACAGAGTACCAACAGAACCTTGTCCGACGGCTCAGAATGTCACCGACACACCTAAAGTTGATGGAGTACCACCGGAGCCCTGTCCAAAAGGGCAGATTGTCCAAGACACTCCAGAAGTAGTAGCACAACTAGAGCCCTGTCCAAAGGCTCCAAGCCCCAATGAGGAGAGAATGGAGTATTCCGTCTCTCCATCAGCAGACACGCGGAGTGAAGAAGGCTCTGGATTAAATGATCAACACATCAACCTTGAGGTTCGCAGACTATGCTGGATGAGTCGAATCTGTCGAAGTCCTATCAGCAAGCGCCTTGAGA CTTCTCAATACCTTTTCCGAGCACCAAATCACTACATCTTTCATGGGGCAGAAGTGTACTCCAACTCGGAGGGTGAGACGTCCAGCTCCTGCGAGAGCGATGACTCAAGCCTGGAGATGGAGGAAGACACTGACGCAGAGGACGAGCAGAGCACACCAACAGAGGTGGTCGAGGGCTGCCCCATAGACACAGTGACACACAAGAAAGCCTGCGAGGGCACGTTGAGTGTGAAGCAGACAGACAATACAGACACAAATGTTCAGAACACCACAGACCTGTAA
- the LOC135512489 gene encoding NAD-dependent protein deacetylase sirtuin-1-like isoform X2, which yields MADGENILVRATSSASSMEEPVSKKSKMSMAIECGLKIVQTEQATYGLEACESWAAAISARPDEEIEPVMALGQAPAAALGGDNGLLVLEPQESITNLNASGPAAELADGINEDDDRSSHASSSDWTPQPQIGSYSFIQQHIMRETNPRTILKDLLPETVLPPDLDDMTLWQIIINISEPPKRKKRKDINTLEDVVRLLQESKKILVLTGAGVSVSCGIPDFRSRDGIYARLAIDFPDLPDPQAMFDIEYFRRDPRPFFKFAKEIYPGQFQPSPCHKFISMLDKQGKLLRNYTQNIDTLEQVAGVKRIIQCHGSFATASCLVCKHKVDCEAVREDIFYQVVPHCPRCTDIPLAIMKPDIVFFGENLPEIFHRAMRQDKDEVDLLIVIGSSLKVRPVALIPTSIPHDVPQVLINREQLPHLNFDVELLGDCDVIVNELCHRLGGDFEQLCYNSLRLNEITENPPRLATSAEQPSCKALSTHSKPTEKEQKHRHTDSSVSASEETNTHMVSDTPERDRVPTEPCPTAQNVTDTPKVDGVPPEPCPKGQIVQDTPEVVAQLEPCPKAPSPNEERMEYSVSPSADTRSEEGSGLNDQHINLEVRRLCWMSRICRSPISKRLETSQYLFRAPNHYIFHGAEVYSNSEGETSSSCESDDSSLEMEEDTDAEDEQSTPTEVVEGCPIDTVTHKKACEGTLSVKQTDNTDTNVQNTTDL from the exons ATGGCGGACGGGGAGAATATCCTTGTTAGAGCCACTTCCAGCGCTTCAAGTATGGAAGAACCCGTTTCAAAAAAGTCCAAAATGAGCATGGCCATAGAATGTGGGCTCAAAATTGTTCAGACTGAGCAAGCTACATACGGGCTAGAGGCTTGTGAGAGTTGGGCTGCGGCGATTTCTGCGCGGCCAGATGAGGAGATTGAGCCGGTGATGGCGTTAGGACAGGCCCCAGCAGCAGCACTAGGCGGAGACAATGGGCTGCTGGTGTTGGAGCCTCAGGAAAGCATAACAAACTTAAACGCGTCTGGACCCGCTGCGGAGCTTGCAG ATGGTATCAATGAGGATGATGACAGATCCTCACATGCAAGTTCCAGTGACTGGACCCCTCAACCACAGATAG gTTCCTACAGTTTTATTCAGCAACACATTATGAGAGAGACCAATCCGAGAACAATACTAAAAGACTTGCTTCCTGAGACTGTGCTTCCGCCCGACTTGGATGACATGACACTGTGGCAGATCATCATCAACATCTCGGAGCCTCCTAAAAGAAAGAAGCGCAAAGACATAAACACCCTGGAGGATGTGGTTCGGCTACTCCAGGAAAGCAAAAAGATCCTTGTGCTGACCGGCGCTGGG GTGTCTGTTTCTTGTGGAATACCAGACTTTCGATCCAGAGATGGCATTTATGCAAGGCTGGCAATAGATTTCCCAGATCTTCCAGACCCTCAGGCAATGTTTGATATCGAGTACTTCAGAAGAGACCCAAGGCCATTTTTCAAGTTTGCTAAG GAGATCTATCCAGGACAGTTCCAACCTTCGCCTTGTCACAAATTCATATCTATGCTGGACAAGCAGGGGAAGCTACTACGCAACTACACCCAGAATATTGACACTCTTGAACAAGTGGCTGGGGTTAAGAGGATCATCCAATGTCACG GGTCTTTTGCAACAGCTTCCTGTCTCGTCTGTAAACACAAGGTTGATTGTGAGGCCGTAAGGGAAGACATTTTTTATCAG GTTGTCCCTCACTGTCCACGGTGTACAGATATCCCCCTGGCAATCATGAAGCCAGATATTGTTTTCTTTGGAGAGAATCTTCCAGAAATATTCCACAGAGCAATGAGGCAGGATAAGGATGAAGTGGACCTCCTTATTGTCATTGGGTCCTCACTGAAAGTGCGACCGGTGGCTCTCATCCCAa CCTCTATTCCTCATGACGTACCTCAAGTCTTGATAAATCGGGAGCAGCTGCCTCACCTCAACTTTGATGTGGAGCTACTTGGGGACTGTGATGTCATTGTTAACGAGCTCTGCCATCGGTTGGGCGGAGACTTTGAGCAACTGTGCTACAACTCCTTAAGACTCAATGAGATCACAGAAAACCCCCCGCGGCTAGCGACTTCCGCAGAGCAGCCATCTTGCAAGGCCTTGTCTACTCACAGTAAGCCAACAGAAAAAGAACAGAAGCACCGTCACACAGATTCATCAGTCAGTGCTTCAGAGGAAACAAACACTCATATGGTCTCAGACACTCCAGAACGCGACAGAGTACCAACAGAACCTTGTCCGACGGCTCAGAATGTCACCGACACACCTAAAGTTGATGGAGTACCACCGGAGCCCTGTCCAAAAGGGCAGATTGTCCAAGACACTCCAGAAGTAGTAGCACAACTAGAGCCCTGTCCAAAGGCTCCAAGCCCCAATGAGGAGAGAATGGAGTATTCCGTCTCTCCATCAGCAGACACGCGGAGTGAAGAAGGCTCTGGATTAAATGATCAACACATCAACCTTGAGGTTCGCAGACTATGCTGGATGAGTCGAATCTGTCGAAGTCCTATCAGCAAGCGCCTTGAGA CTTCTCAATACCTTTTCCGAGCACCAAATCACTACATCTTTCATGGGGCAGAAGTGTACTCCAACTCGGAGGGTGAGACGTCCAGCTCCTGCGAGAGCGATGACTCAAGCCTGGAGATGGAGGAAGACACTGACGCAGAGGACGAGCAGAGCACACCAACAGAGGTGGTCGAGGGCTGCCCCATAGACACAGTGACACACAAGAAAGCCTGCGAGGGCACGTTGAGTGTGAAGCAGACAGACAATACAGACACAAATGTTCAGAACACCACAGACCTGTAA
- the LOC135512489 gene encoding NAD-dependent protein deacetylase sirtuin-1-like isoform X1, translating into MADGENILVRATSSASSMEEPVSKKSKMSMAIECGLKIVQTEQATYGLEACESWAAAISARPDEEIEPVMALGQAPAAALGGDNGLLVLEPQESITNLNASGPAAELAECRGTDEEFYQNGFAFPDGINEDDDRSSHASSSDWTPQPQIGSYSFIQQHIMRETNPRTILKDLLPETVLPPDLDDMTLWQIIINISEPPKRKKRKDINTLEDVVRLLQESKKILVLTGAGVSVSCGIPDFRSRDGIYARLAIDFPDLPDPQAMFDIEYFRRDPRPFFKFAKEIYPGQFQPSPCHKFISMLDKQGKLLRNYTQNIDTLEQVAGVKRIIQCHGSFATASCLVCKHKVDCEAVREDIFYQVVPHCPRCTDIPLAIMKPDIVFFGENLPEIFHRAMRQDKDEVDLLIVIGSSLKVRPVALIPTSIPHDVPQVLINREQLPHLNFDVELLGDCDVIVNELCHRLGGDFEQLCYNSLRLNEITENPPRLATSAEQPSCKALSTHSKPTEKEQKHRHTDSSVSASEETNTHMVSDTPERDRVPTEPCPTAQNVTDTPKVDGVPPEPCPKGQIVQDTPEVVAQLEPCPKAPSPNEERMEYSVSPSADTRSEEGSGLNDQHINLEVRRLCWMSRICRSPISKRLETSQYLFRAPNHYIFHGAEVYSNSEGETSSSCESDDSSLEMEEDTDAEDEQSTPTEVVEGCPIDTVTHKKACEGTLSVKQTDNTDTNVQNTTDL; encoded by the exons ATGGCGGACGGGGAGAATATCCTTGTTAGAGCCACTTCCAGCGCTTCAAGTATGGAAGAACCCGTTTCAAAAAAGTCCAAAATGAGCATGGCCATAGAATGTGGGCTCAAAATTGTTCAGACTGAGCAAGCTACATACGGGCTAGAGGCTTGTGAGAGTTGGGCTGCGGCGATTTCTGCGCGGCCAGATGAGGAGATTGAGCCGGTGATGGCGTTAGGACAGGCCCCAGCAGCAGCACTAGGCGGAGACAATGGGCTGCTGGTGTTGGAGCCTCAGGAAAGCATAACAAACTTAAACGCGTCTGGACCCGCTGCGGAGCTTGCAG AGTGTCGTGGCACTGATGAGGAGTTTTACCAAAATGGCTTTGCCTTCCCAGATGGTATCAATGAGGATGATGACAGATCCTCACATGCAAGTTCCAGTGACTGGACCCCTCAACCACAGATAG gTTCCTACAGTTTTATTCAGCAACACATTATGAGAGAGACCAATCCGAGAACAATACTAAAAGACTTGCTTCCTGAGACTGTGCTTCCGCCCGACTTGGATGACATGACACTGTGGCAGATCATCATCAACATCTCGGAGCCTCCTAAAAGAAAGAAGCGCAAAGACATAAACACCCTGGAGGATGTGGTTCGGCTACTCCAGGAAAGCAAAAAGATCCTTGTGCTGACCGGCGCTGGG GTGTCTGTTTCTTGTGGAATACCAGACTTTCGATCCAGAGATGGCATTTATGCAAGGCTGGCAATAGATTTCCCAGATCTTCCAGACCCTCAGGCAATGTTTGATATCGAGTACTTCAGAAGAGACCCAAGGCCATTTTTCAAGTTTGCTAAG GAGATCTATCCAGGACAGTTCCAACCTTCGCCTTGTCACAAATTCATATCTATGCTGGACAAGCAGGGGAAGCTACTACGCAACTACACCCAGAATATTGACACTCTTGAACAAGTGGCTGGGGTTAAGAGGATCATCCAATGTCACG GGTCTTTTGCAACAGCTTCCTGTCTCGTCTGTAAACACAAGGTTGATTGTGAGGCCGTAAGGGAAGACATTTTTTATCAG GTTGTCCCTCACTGTCCACGGTGTACAGATATCCCCCTGGCAATCATGAAGCCAGATATTGTTTTCTTTGGAGAGAATCTTCCAGAAATATTCCACAGAGCAATGAGGCAGGATAAGGATGAAGTGGACCTCCTTATTGTCATTGGGTCCTCACTGAAAGTGCGACCGGTGGCTCTCATCCCAa CCTCTATTCCTCATGACGTACCTCAAGTCTTGATAAATCGGGAGCAGCTGCCTCACCTCAACTTTGATGTGGAGCTACTTGGGGACTGTGATGTCATTGTTAACGAGCTCTGCCATCGGTTGGGCGGAGACTTTGAGCAACTGTGCTACAACTCCTTAAGACTCAATGAGATCACAGAAAACCCCCCGCGGCTAGCGACTTCCGCAGAGCAGCCATCTTGCAAGGCCTTGTCTACTCACAGTAAGCCAACAGAAAAAGAACAGAAGCACCGTCACACAGATTCATCAGTCAGTGCTTCAGAGGAAACAAACACTCATATGGTCTCAGACACTCCAGAACGCGACAGAGTACCAACAGAACCTTGTCCGACGGCTCAGAATGTCACCGACACACCTAAAGTTGATGGAGTACCACCGGAGCCCTGTCCAAAAGGGCAGATTGTCCAAGACACTCCAGAAGTAGTAGCACAACTAGAGCCCTGTCCAAAGGCTCCAAGCCCCAATGAGGAGAGAATGGAGTATTCCGTCTCTCCATCAGCAGACACGCGGAGTGAAGAAGGCTCTGGATTAAATGATCAACACATCAACCTTGAGGTTCGCAGACTATGCTGGATGAGTCGAATCTGTCGAAGTCCTATCAGCAAGCGCCTTGAGA CTTCTCAATACCTTTTCCGAGCACCAAATCACTACATCTTTCATGGGGCAGAAGTGTACTCCAACTCGGAGGGTGAGACGTCCAGCTCCTGCGAGAGCGATGACTCAAGCCTGGAGATGGAGGAAGACACTGACGCAGAGGACGAGCAGAGCACACCAACAGAGGTGGTCGAGGGCTGCCCCATAGACACAGTGACACACAAGAAAGCCTGCGAGGGCACGTTGAGTGTGAAGCAGACAGACAATACAGACACAAATGTTCAGAACACCACAGACCTGTAA
- the LOC135512491 gene encoding protein FAM83H-like isoform X3 has product MDTFTDVDIFADILDAAMRSVAVYIILDEQNAHHFTTMASNCRVNLESIQFMRVRTVSGITYRCRSGKSFKGQMLDRFLLTDCRAVLSGNYSFMWSFEKIHRCMAHLFLGQLVTTFDEEFRILFAQSQPLVPENVLVPVPDYSSLSDSQYSTDRTPLFRDPRKFLPIESSHPKEWARHSFDDQKRMPPGRHEHIHRSLDQGPLDMHRNKYSSQQFRIEQQYFMEQGHPMIQSNTMDFAGSKRHSYAEGTYARHSSSQFMQNQAMHNFEEGMATQSRKIHREQHHYQRTGPEPGYGSYDQFRDQGYPPMDQYSESGYPHGIEIEPPDNYDPVVNYLSSSKLAMEMGHGSDKLSHPGEGPFCHSNAKRLSVGHPYACQTSPTQQNLSEQKQFFVGSGSDRKTQDPSAKQGMRDWRISSYLSAYDDAGEEDISQPFGNDPFEEPLNPSQGIIFAPLVSDPKFNAKELPKIAGLRLKTTRPEHSRTPDIIVSMATDEGDKSEDMDVKEPKREESFRRRFNPAIQRTSRLRSSLIFSSQLEQHISQELNLTSGQHCEETANEEDDQSRFSLTAQILGKRRSITREPFQWRCNKPATVDNSTIESLKFEDITTDAGDKELQNNPPLGTNMASSKEQPKPDHEEEGKMVQCAHPSKSAQIEQPKTIQTAHLPYSLSNTLYIDMNDPDSRFKFFKELAAKRKAAKASESESSAEKAPLNPVTPFALKTKDEVTSVEPTLPVAPLNPADTSTKKPSTSTEGPLNPEDTSNKKIATSTEALLNPADTSTNKTATSTETPPNTADTSTNKTATSTETPPNPADTSTNKTATSTETPLNPADTSTNKTATSTETPPNPADTSNKKPATSTRTSSETLETSPVSQGNKTSMATHGSLHLDVKDKTSKNKELEELNLPKSDSVTFLRHRLSCDDGLLRVSMDAEKIELKNSQNQGVSEVNTRDTNAFLEHTSKEHIFNITPKEFSSYKLSPKEPNSSNPASKELSPSLPLTLTEVSSLLSPTSTSFSLANLTSFKHAAKDLSSALTPTLNESSSSKQKLLSSKPVTVESNKPLSPTQSESSVSSHPIPSKSSTSAHTIPLQSSPPIIPGPVEPVVSPKPDKTDSKESLSPTPMQSCSSSIPAPATKLSLRLSSTQTKSSSLPTSTLVGSTSSTPINSNISPNPSTKESLFTIATTELKSPSPKTNPIKSYSSPCPGQDEFVLSPKPSKTASNSDPKLTTAELNDSPNSSLPSPKHFTEQANKSPILTPTQSSSSSNPTTREPNPLPNNTPTEPGASPDHTPTDSSASSNLTQTKSHSSPMSASGGSVLFPMSGQTKSITSPNLTPIEYCSSTNHTPTESTSPFNPVLVESNPSSNSNPTHSTASHDTVPAPSVIVDNSKKGKLSNLIKEQKAGSSPVAKGDKKAGDAEIMSKTAPGESASHGPQSPDETKENDSTMKPESPTDQSNPISPPVKQAKVSQSHYHSSTANVLSSSNLRDDTKLLLGQISANSQSRTEFTIESAVTDDAKQDEADRGVSGKEEESAQGQSRGPTRTSQEREKLLQRIESMRKERKVYSRFEVKYHTVSIGQ; this is encoded by the exons TTCATGCGTGTCAGAACTGTATCAGGCATCACCTATCGCTGTCGCTCTGGAAAGTCCTTCAAGGGTCAAATGCTGGATCGCTTCTTGCTGACAGACTGCAGGGCTGTCCTGAGTGGAAACTATAG CTTCATGTGGTCTTTTGAGAAGATTCACCGTTGCATGGCTCACCTCTTTCTTGGACAGCTTGTGACTACTTTTGATGAGGAGTTCCGAATCCTGTTTGCACAGTCCCAACCTTTGGTACCTGAAAATGTCCTTGTTCCAGTGCCAGACTACAGCAGTTTATCTGACAGCCAATACAGCACTGATAGGACACCATTGTTCAGAGATCCCAGAAAGTTCCTGCCCATAGAGAGCTCTCATCCTAAAGAATGGGCTAGACATTCCTTTGATGATCAGAAAAGAATGCCCCCTGGAAGGCACGAGCACATCCACAGATCACTAGATCAGGGTCCACTAGATATGCACAGAAACAAGTACTCCTCACAGCAATTTAGAATAGAGCAGCAGTATTTTATGGAGCAAGGTCACCCTATGATACAGTCGAACACAATGGATTTTGCTGGCTCTAAAAGGCACAGTTATGCAGAGGGCACTTATGCCAGACACTCCTCCTCTCAATTCATGCAGAACCAAGCCATGCATAACTTTGAGGAGGGTATGGCAACCCAGAGCAGGAAGATACATAGGGAACAGCATCACTACCAGAGAACAGGGCCAGAGCCTGGTTATGGTAGCTACGATCAATTCAGGGACCAAGGGTACCCTCCGATGGATCAGTATTCTGAGTCTGGGTACCCACATGGAATAGAGATAGAGCCACCAGACAACTATGACCCTGTAGTGAATTATTTATCATCATCGAAACTTGCTATGGAGATGGGACATGGCTCAGACAAATTATCACATCCAGGAGAGGGTCCCTTTTGTCATTCAAATGCAAAAAGACTGAGCGTGGGCCATCCTTATGCCTGTCAGACCTCCCCAACACAACAAAACCTGTCTGAACAGAAGCAGTTTTTTGTTGGGTCTGGTTCGGACCGTAAAACACAGGATCCCAGTGCAAAGCAGGGGATGCGAGATTGGAGGATCAGCTCATACCTCAGTGCATATGATGATGCTGGGGAAGAAGACATTTCACAGCCTTTTGGAAATGATCCCTTTGAAGAGCCCCTTAATCCCTCACAAGGAATAATATTTGCTCCACTGGTATCAGATCCCAAGTTTAATGCCAAAGAGTTACCCAAGATTGCAGGGCTCAGGTTAAAGACCACACGCCCGGAACATTCAAGAACACCAGATATTATTGTTAGCATGGCAACAGATGAAGGTGACAAATCAGAGGATATGGATGTAAAAGAGCCCAAAAGAGAAGAGTCATTCCGTAGGAGGTTCAACCCTGCTATCCAAAGGACCTCAAGGCTAAGATCCTCACTAATCTTCAGCTCACAACTAGAACAGCATATCTCTCAAGAACTGAACCTTACCTCAGGCCAACATTGTGAGGAAACTGCAAACGAGGAAGATGACCAATCTAGATTTTCCTTGACCGCTCAGATTTTGGGAAAACGAAGATCCATAACAAGAGAACCTTTTCAATGGAGATGTAATAAGCCAGCAACAGTTGATAATTCAACCATAGAGTCTTTGAAATTTGAGGACATCACTACTGATGCCGGTGATAAGGAATTGCAAAATAATCCTCCTTTGGGCACCAACATGGCTTCTTCAAAGGAACAACCTAAACCTGACCATGAAGAAGAAGGCAAAATGGTACAATGTGCACATCCATCCAAATCTGCTCAAATTGAGCAACCCAAAACCATACAAACAGCACACCTGCCATATTCATTGAGCAATACATTATATATAGATATGAATGATCCAGACAGTAGGTTCAAGTTTTTTAAAGAGTTGGCTGCCAAACGAAAAGCTGCAAAGGCTTCAGAGTCTGAGAGCAGCGCTGAAAAAGCTCCTCTAAATCCAGTGACTCCATTTGCCTTGAAAACAAAGGACGAAGTCACAAGTGTAGAACCTACTCTTCCAGTGGCTCCACTAAATCCAGCAGATACTTCCACCAAAAAGCCATCTACATCAACAGAGGGACCTCTTAACCCAGAAGATACATCAAACAAAAAGATAGCAACATCAACAGAGGCCCTACTTAATCCAGCAGATACTTCAACAAACAAGACAGCAACATCAACAGAGACCCCACCTAATACAGCAGATACATCAACAAACAAGACAGCCACATCAACAGAGACCCCACCTAATCCAGCAGATACTTCAACAAACAAGACAGCAACATCAACAGAGACCCCACTTAATCCAGCAGATACTTCAACAAACAAGACAGCAACATCAACAGAGACCCCACCTAATCCAGCAGATACTTCCAACAAAAAGCCAGCTACATCAACACGGACCTCTTCAGAAACACTGGAGACCTCACCTGTCTCACAGGGGAATAAAACATCCATGGCAACACATGGCTCATTACATCTTGATGTCAAAGACAAGACTTCTAAAAATAAAGAACTGGAAGAACTTAATCTTCCCAAAAGTGACTCCGTAACATTCCTCAGGCATAGATTATCTTGTGACGATGGGCTACTTAGAGTCTCTATGGATGCTGAGAAGATTGAGCTGAAGAACAGTCAGAACCAAGGTGTGTCTGAAGTTAACACAAGAGATACAAATGCATTTCTTGAGCACACATCAAAAGAGCATATCTTTAACATCACCCCAAAGGAGTTTAGTTCATATAAACTATCACCAAAGGAACCAAATTCTTCAAATCCTGCTTCAAAGGAGCTGAGCCCATCTCTTCCACTCACCCTAACAGAAGTTAGCTCATTGTTATCTCCAACATCAACAAGTTTCAGTTTAGCTAATCTCACTTCATTTAAACATGCCGCAAAAGATTTGAGCTCAGCCCTTACCCCCACCCTTAATGAGTCCAGTTCATCAAAGCAGAAATTACTATCCTCTAAACCAGTCACAGTAGAGTCCAACAAACCTCTGAGCCCCACCCAATCCGAGTCAAGTGTCTCTTCTCATCCCATTCCATCAAAATCCAGCACCTCTGCTCATACCATCCCATTGCAATCAAGTCCCCCCATTATTCCTGGTCCAGTTGAGCCAGTTGTGTCTCCCAAGCCTGACAAAACTGATTCCAAGGAATCTCTTAGCCCTACCCCAATGCAATCTTGCTCGTCCTCAATCCCTGCCCCTGCAACAAAACTTAGCCTTCGGCTAAGCTCTACCCAAACAAAATCCAGTTCCTTACCTACATCCACCTTAGTTGGGTCCACTTCATCAACACCAATAAACTCTAACATCTCTCCCAATCCCTCCACAAAGGAGTCATTGTTTACAATTGCCACAACTGAGTTGAAGTCACCCTCTCCAAAGACCAACCCAATAAAATCCTACTCCTCTCCTTGTCCTGGCCAAGATGAGTTTGTTTTATCCCCCAAACCCTCCAAAACAGCATCCAACTCTGATCCAAAGCTCACCACAGCAGAGTTGAATGACTCTCCCAACTCCTCACTTCCATCGCCAAAGCATTTCACGGAACAAGCCAACAAATCTCCCATCCTAACACCAACACAATCTAGTTCTTCTTCCAATCCAACAACAAGAGAACCCAACCCTCTTCCTAACAACACCCCAACAGAACCAGGTGCATCTCCTGACCACACCCCAACAGATTCAAGTGCATCTTCTAACCTTACCCAAACAAAATCACATTCCTCCCCTATGTCTGCGTCAGGTGGATCAGTTTTGTTCCCAATGTCTGGCCAAACAAAATCTATCACTTCTCCAAACCTCACCCCAATAGAATATTGTTCCTCTACTAATCATACCCCAACTGAGTCTACCTCACCATTCAACCCTGTCCTTGTAGAATCCAACCCATCAAGTAACTCAAACCCAACTCATTCCACTGCCTCTCATGACACTGTCCCAGCTCCATCCGTCATTGTGGATAACAGTAAGAAGGGCAAACTAAGTAACCTTATCAAGGAGCAAAAAGCTGGAAGTTCTCCTGTCGCTAAAGGTGACAAGAAAGCAGGTGATGCTGAGATAATGAGCAAAACTGCTCCTGGAGAATCCGCCTCCCATGGACCTCAGAGTCCTGATGAAACCAAAGAGAATGATAGCACTATGAAACCAGAGAGCCCTACAGATCAAAGTAATCCCATATCACCCCCAGTGAAGCAAGCTAAAGTAAGCCAGTCCCACTACCATTCATCTACTGCCAATGTACTCTCAAGCAGCAACCTAAGAGATGACACAAAGCTCCTTTTAGGGCAGATTTCTGCTAACAGCCAGAGCCGGACAGAATTCACTATAGAATCTGCTGTCACTGATGATGCCAAACAGGATGAGGCTGACCGGGGTGTTAGTGGTAAGGAGGAAGAATCAGCCCAAGGACAGAGCAGAGGCCCGACTAGAACTTCTCAGGAGCGGGAGAAGCTACTTCAGAGAATCGAGAGCATGCGGAAGGAGAGGAAAGTATACAGCCGCTTTGAGGTAAAGTACCATACTGTATCAATAGGCCAGTAG